A genomic segment from Paenibacillus sp. FSL K6-1096 encodes:
- a CDS encoding acyl carrier protein — MSTQHEDLFFKVRETIAAVAKRLTSEVELDHALVDDLGIDSIQILELLSALEDTFGFELDVDDIRPESFRSVQAVLHFVERKVAS; from the coding sequence ATGTCCACCCAGCATGAGGATCTATTCTTTAAGGTGAGAGAAACGATAGCCGCTGTGGCCAAGAGGCTAACAAGCGAGGTCGAGCTGGACCATGCTTTGGTAGATGATCTGGGAATCGACTCCATTCAAATCCTGGAGCTTCTGTCGGCTCTGGAGGATACATTCGGCTTTGAGCTGGATGTGGACGATATTCGCCCGGAATCGTTCCGAAGCGTCCAGGCCGTATTGCATTTTGTAGAACGCAAGGTGGCTTCATGA
- a CDS encoding sugar phosphate isomerase/epimerase family protein — protein sequence MHAKALLRQRGTELGGMLDEMFSYGLKINMLSDYIPLMGNIPMDVLLKEWQETVQAAKAFHTNKLRIFAGNRSSQSLDEKDWELCSERLNILCAIAEREGVYTVVETHPGTAADGLDSTLQLLRQTGHPALKLNLDFLHIWESGADPLAAYERLKPWMVNIHLKNVESRQWLEVFSPDNIYSPSGSRRGIVPLADGEMDCQAIIKRLILDPTQVPVSLEWFGANPFQILKSELDWLKGLESDRKLEKVEVTGT from the coding sequence GTGCATGCCAAGGCTTTGCTGCGCCAACGGGGAACGGAGCTGGGCGGTATGCTGGACGAAATGTTCAGCTACGGGCTCAAGATCAACATGCTGAGCGATTATATCCCTCTCATGGGGAATATCCCAATGGACGTTCTGCTTAAGGAGTGGCAGGAAACCGTACAGGCGGCCAAAGCGTTCCACACCAATAAGCTGAGGATTTTCGCCGGCAACCGGAGCAGTCAATCTCTTGATGAGAAGGACTGGGAGCTCTGCAGCGAACGTCTAAATATCCTTTGCGCCATAGCAGAGAGGGAAGGGGTCTATACAGTGGTTGAGACTCATCCGGGAACCGCTGCCGACGGCTTAGATTCCACACTTCAACTGCTCCGGCAAACCGGCCACCCTGCCTTGAAGCTGAATTTGGACTTTCTGCACATTTGGGAATCGGGTGCTGATCCCCTTGCCGCCTACGAACGCTTGAAGCCATGGATGGTCAATATCCATCTGAAGAATGTGGAATCCCGGCAATGGCTCGAAGTATTCTCTCCTGACAATATCTATTCTCCGAGCGGCAGCCGCAGAGGTATCGTACCCTTGGCCGATGGAGAAATGGACTGCCAAGCCATAATAAAGCGCCTTATCCTGGACCCTACCCAAGTCCCGGTATCTCTGGAATGGTTCGGAGCCAACCCCTTTCAAATCTTAAAGTCGGAGCTAGACTGGCTTAAAGGGCTGGAGTCCGATCGCAAGCTGGAGAAAGTGGAGGTGACGGGAACATGA
- a CDS encoding ATP-grasp domain-containing protein, whose protein sequence is MNNAPYVEHLTGTRAPKLWYSNINWEQGKAAQELRLPHINNASGDRLVSQMDLYQIYLADRDDLVLLKEAPDPEFLAYLEEEKIAIPSIAIGARSEYTGEFRNRIAVPYLMDEQEEQFLKENGGRWIGPPARLSVELNSKIATRKLCEEIGFPVSDGRICEGLDAIRRTCAELERRHPGARLVVKTAYGSSGKALFHIHRGSDLEMLLGYLERQISRGGGQPVVTVERWHPVERHLTAQLWLGGTNCEILAMTEQRITDAGVYRGSLLHPDLPESLTVAYTGQLQQLGKSLHSRGYEGFIGVDSILDEDGTLIPVIEINARLTMVTYLLKIRKHLLERGFPRMETQSYDFKLHPGATFAEFAEKVTSIRISAEQGGAFVYGFHRDGESADRIRPCRISTLSWGVDDEAEKLARQGLEEAIMEWRGAVV, encoded by the coding sequence ATGAATAACGCACCTTATGTGGAGCATCTGACCGGAACGCGTGCACCGAAGCTCTGGTACTCCAATATTAATTGGGAACAAGGAAAAGCCGCTCAAGAGCTTCGCTTACCCCATATTAACAATGCGTCCGGAGATCGGCTCGTCTCGCAAATGGATCTCTACCAAATTTATTTGGCTGACCGGGATGATCTTGTTCTCCTGAAAGAGGCTCCAGATCCTGAATTCCTAGCTTATTTGGAAGAAGAGAAGATAGCCATACCCTCCATCGCGATTGGCGCACGGTCTGAATATACGGGTGAGTTTCGCAACCGGATTGCTGTTCCTTATTTGATGGACGAGCAAGAGGAGCAGTTTCTCAAGGAAAACGGAGGGAGATGGATCGGCCCGCCAGCCCGATTGTCCGTGGAACTGAACAGCAAGATCGCAACGCGTAAATTATGCGAAGAAATCGGCTTTCCAGTCAGCGACGGCAGGATATGCGAGGGGCTTGACGCGATCCGCCGTACTTGCGCCGAGTTGGAGAGACGGCATCCTGGAGCCCGGCTGGTTGTAAAAACCGCATACGGTTCTTCCGGTAAAGCGCTGTTCCATATCCATCGGGGCTCCGATTTGGAGATGCTGCTTGGATATTTAGAGAGGCAGATCTCCCGGGGTGGCGGGCAACCGGTTGTGACGGTGGAACGCTGGCATCCGGTCGAGCGCCATCTGACGGCACAGCTCTGGCTGGGGGGAACCAATTGCGAGATCCTGGCTATGACCGAGCAGAGGATTACGGATGCAGGAGTTTACAGGGGGAGCCTTCTGCACCCGGACCTGCCTGAATCCTTGACCGTGGCTTATACCGGACAGCTGCAACAGCTGGGTAAATCTTTACATTCCCGGGGCTACGAGGGTTTCATCGGGGTAGACTCCATACTGGATGAAGACGGAACTTTAATACCGGTTATAGAGATCAACGCCCGTCTTACCATGGTCACGTATTTGCTAAAGATCCGCAAGCACTTGCTCGAACGCGGGTTTCCTAGAATGGAGACTCAATCCTATGATTTCAAGCTCCACCCTGGAGCCACATTTGCAGAATTTGCCGAAAAGGTGACATCGATAAGGATCTCTGCAGAACAAGGCGGGGCATTCGTGTATGGTTTCCACCGTGATGGGGAATCGGCAGACCGTATCCGGCCTTGCAGGATCTCGACTCTGAGCTGGGGTGTGGACGATGAAGCTGAGAAGCTTGCCCGTCAAGGGCTGGAGGAAGCAATCATGGAATGGAGGGGAGCTGTCGTATGA
- a CDS encoding sugar phosphate isomerase/epimerase family protein → MLRGLTLSGLGAVESDERFIELAGNGGFQAVDLDARGLIQRLGIDGARAKLQQHGVVIGAIGLPVEWRADEDRFRAGLTGLTEAAAAAHSLGCTRCCTYILPSTEAKPAHFLAVATRRLRLCAQILGAYGIRLGLEFVGPHHLRTAWKYPFIWTMDETLDWIDAIREPNVGLLLDAFHWYTNGQAPGDIERLQAQQIVHVHINDAPDIPLEAVRDNERLYTGEGVINLEGFLRGLQHIGYDGIVSQEVLTADQPEDKPEQLVLRSKAGFDRVFTAAGLPV, encoded by the coding sequence ATGCTGAGAGGTTTGACCCTAAGCGGTCTGGGGGCAGTGGAAAGTGACGAGCGGTTCATCGAACTGGCCGGCAACGGCGGTTTTCAGGCGGTTGACCTGGATGCCAGAGGATTGATACAACGTCTTGGAATAGATGGGGCCCGTGCAAAGCTACAGCAGCACGGCGTTGTGATTGGTGCAATAGGTTTGCCTGTGGAATGGAGAGCTGATGAGGACCGGTTTCGGGCAGGGCTGACCGGCTTGACGGAAGCTGCTGCTGCTGCACATTCGCTCGGCTGCACACGCTGCTGTACTTACATCCTGCCATCAACCGAAGCCAAACCTGCCCACTTTTTAGCAGTCGCCACCCGGCGCCTGCGGCTCTGCGCGCAAATACTGGGTGCCTATGGTATCAGGCTGGGACTCGAATTTGTCGGACCGCATCATCTGCGGACAGCCTGGAAATACCCCTTCATCTGGACGATGGATGAGACGCTGGACTGGATAGACGCGATCAGAGAGCCGAATGTCGGTCTGCTGCTGGATGCGTTTCATTGGTACACGAATGGCCAGGCTCCAGGTGACATTGAGCGGCTGCAGGCGCAGCAAATCGTTCATGTGCACATTAACGACGCGCCGGATATCCCTCTGGAGGCTGTGCGGGATAACGAACGCCTGTACACCGGGGAAGGTGTCATCAATCTGGAAGGTTTTTTAAGAGGACTGCAGCATATTGGTTATGACGGAATTGTATCCCAGGAGGTTCTGACGGCAGACCAGCCGGAAGATAAGCCGGAGCAGCTGGTTCTCCGCTCCAAGGCAGGGTTCGACCGTGTATTTACCGCTGCCGGACTCCCGGTGTAA
- a CDS encoding Rrf2 family transcriptional regulator — translation MKYSRATDYALHTMLFLVQATPKETMSVNKLAELQDVSPTYLSKILTKLVKAGMIESLPGMSGGYKLKRNWADISFLDVIQAIEGTASLFDCSFDHGPQCPIQRIILQGENKMESYFRNMTLADLDKEIQ, via the coding sequence ATGAAATATTCTAGAGCTACCGATTACGCATTGCATACAATGCTTTTTCTAGTACAGGCGACCCCTAAAGAGACAATGAGTGTAAATAAGCTGGCAGAACTACAAGACGTATCTCCTACTTATCTTTCCAAAATTTTAACGAAACTTGTTAAGGCAGGAATGATCGAATCCTTACCAGGCATGAGCGGTGGCTATAAATTAAAAAGGAATTGGGCAGATATTTCATTCCTGGATGTCATCCAAGCCATTGAAGGTACTGCTTCATTGTTTGATTGCAGCTTTGACCATGGTCCCCAATGTCCCATTCAAAGGATAATATTGCAAGGAGAAAATAAGATGGAAAGTTATTTTAGAAATATGACCTTGGCTGATCTTGATAAAGAGATTCAATAA
- a CDS encoding MDR family MFS transporter gives MAENVMEEQNQGYKVIPIMAALLLSGFVGMFNETSLNIALSDLIHLFQISNATGQWLTTGYLLTLAILVPISGYLLQRFSTRQLFISSLALSIIGTLVAISASGFSILMIARVIQAAGVAIMLPLMYSTVLIIIRPEKRGGAYGLIGLVLVVAPAIGPTISGLLLEKIGWNWIFVLTLPILVLSLMIGLRYLHNFSMVTKPKLDILSLFFSTLGFGGIVFAFSSAGEGEGGLATPTVIIPIGVGIASLMVFIIRQLNMKQPMMDITAFKHKMFAVGAVMIFLNLMMMLAATIMLPMLLIRGLGLNAFEAGLVMLPGGIVNAIMLPFMGKIFDKYGPKWVVPIGMLIIVVVLWLLSGVTVNTTLLQVIILHSFLMIGIAMVWMPSQANGLNELPPQLYSHGSAIMNTIQQLAGAIGTAVAVSIMTLGMNDFMKQMKGREDIEAVAVVAGIQNVFLFAMFIALIGLILSFFIKRVNVSSIEQQ, from the coding sequence ATGGCTGAAAATGTGATGGAAGAACAGAATCAGGGATATAAAGTGATACCAATAATGGCAGCGTTGCTGCTAAGCGGATTTGTCGGAATGTTTAACGAAACATCATTAAACATAGCTTTGAGTGATCTTATACACTTATTTCAAATTTCGAATGCAACTGGCCAGTGGCTAACCACAGGATACTTGTTGACATTAGCGATCTTAGTTCCCATCTCGGGATATCTGCTGCAACGTTTTTCTACCCGTCAGCTTTTCATTTCTTCACTTGCATTATCGATTATCGGGACACTGGTAGCAATAAGTGCTTCTGGATTCAGTATCCTAATGATTGCGCGTGTCATTCAAGCGGCGGGGGTTGCGATTATGCTGCCACTGATGTACAGTACGGTACTAATCATCATTCGCCCAGAGAAGAGAGGGGGAGCATACGGCTTAATTGGATTGGTTTTGGTTGTTGCGCCAGCCATAGGACCAACCATTTCAGGCTTGTTACTGGAGAAAATAGGATGGAACTGGATATTTGTGTTAACTCTTCCCATCTTAGTGCTCTCTTTGATGATAGGACTGCGATATTTGCACAACTTTTCGATGGTTACGAAACCTAAACTGGATATTCTCTCCCTATTCTTTTCTACTCTCGGGTTTGGTGGGATTGTATTTGCCTTTAGCAGTGCAGGAGAAGGTGAAGGAGGATTAGCTACACCAACTGTCATTATACCAATAGGTGTGGGTATTGCCTCTCTTATGGTCTTTATTATACGGCAATTGAATATGAAGCAGCCGATGATGGATATAACAGCATTTAAGCATAAAATGTTTGCTGTTGGTGCAGTCATGATTTTCTTAAATCTGATGATGATGTTAGCCGCTACAATCATGTTGCCTATGCTATTGATCAGAGGGCTTGGTCTAAATGCTTTTGAAGCTGGACTTGTCATGCTGCCTGGTGGAATCGTAAATGCGATCATGCTGCCCTTTATGGGAAAAATTTTTGATAAATATGGCCCTAAGTGGGTGGTTCCAATAGGTATGTTAATTATAGTTGTTGTATTATGGCTCCTTTCTGGAGTTACAGTGAACACTACTTTGCTTCAGGTTATCATATTGCATTCTTTCTTGATGATTGGGATAGCTATGGTATGGATGCCTTCACAGGCAAATGGGCTAAATGAATTACCGCCACAGCTCTACTCACATGGCAGTGCGATCATGAATACGATTCAACAGTTGGCAGGAGCAATCGGAACGGCAGTTGCCGTGAGTATTATGACGTTAGGGATGAATGATTTTATGAAACAAATGAAAGGTAGGGAAGATATTGAGGCGGTAGCTGTTGTAGCAGGGATTCAAAATGTATTCCTTTTCGCCATGTTTATTGCATTAATCGGTCTTATACTTTCATTCTTTATTAAGCGGGTGAACGTATCCAGTATTGAACAGCAGTAG
- a CDS encoding NADH-dependent flavin oxidoreductase has protein sequence MNLMYNPLFQPLTFRSGLQVHNRIVMAPMTNWSSLPDGSVSDEELRYYERRSGQVGMVITACAYVTPNGKGFHGEIAADRDELIPSLQQLASAIKAKGSKAILQIYHGGRECPAELVPERDVVSAGNVPSVQNPTVIPRALTRTEIVSIIKDFGEATRRAIEAGYDGVEIHGANRYLFQQFFSPHANNRDDQWGGSLTKRMAFPLAVVDEVKRVVAEHSKGAFAVGFRFSPEEAESPGIKMSDTLEFVDVLAARELDYLHISLMDIWSHPRSGNDLNRPRIEIINNKINGRVPLIGVGAIRTAEEALKVFETGIPLIALGRELIIDPDWVQKTQDGQEVDITLSLTKEAQKALVIPDPMWKTIVNSPPGWFPISEYK, from the coding sequence ATGAACCTTATGTATAATCCGCTTTTCCAACCGCTAACGTTTCGTAGCGGGCTGCAAGTTCATAATCGAATCGTAATGGCTCCAATGACCAACTGGTCTTCTCTTCCTGACGGTTCCGTTTCAGATGAAGAACTTCGTTATTACGAGCGGCGTTCGGGCCAAGTGGGAATGGTCATTACAGCATGTGCATATGTCACGCCTAACGGCAAAGGATTTCATGGTGAAATTGCTGCCGATCGTGACGAATTAATCCCCAGTCTACAACAATTAGCATCAGCGATTAAAGCAAAAGGATCAAAAGCGATTTTGCAAATCTATCATGGAGGGCGCGAATGTCCGGCAGAATTGGTACCTGAACGAGATGTGGTTAGCGCAGGTAATGTGCCCAGCGTCCAAAACCCAACAGTAATTCCAAGAGCACTAACTCGTACGGAGATTGTTTCCATTATCAAGGATTTTGGAGAGGCGACGAGAAGAGCTATTGAAGCCGGTTATGACGGTGTTGAAATCCATGGGGCTAACCGTTATTTATTTCAACAATTCTTTTCGCCGCATGCCAACAATCGTGATGATCAATGGGGAGGCAGTTTAACGAAGCGAATGGCATTTCCACTGGCCGTTGTAGATGAGGTGAAGCGTGTAGTAGCTGAGCATAGTAAAGGCGCGTTTGCAGTAGGCTTCCGATTTTCTCCGGAGGAAGCAGAATCTCCAGGGATCAAGATGTCAGATACGCTTGAGTTTGTGGATGTCCTCGCAGCACGGGAACTAGATTACCTTCATATTTCATTAATGGATATCTGGTCGCACCCCCGTAGTGGAAATGATCTGAATCGCCCAAGAATTGAAATTATAAATAACAAGATTAATGGAAGAGTTCCTTTGATCGGTGTAGGAGCAATACGGACAGCAGAGGAAGCCTTAAAAGTTTTCGAAACGGGAATCCCACTAATTGCACTAGGAAGAGAACTCATCATTGACCCTGATTGGGTACAGAAAACTCAAGATGGGCAAGAAGTGGATATTACTCTTTCTTTAACTAAAGAGGCACAGAAAGCATTAGTTATACCTGATCCGATGTGGAAAACGATTGTGAATAGCCCTCCAGGCTGGTTTCCAATTAGTGAATATAAATGA
- a CDS encoding methyltransferase domain-containing protein, which produces MLNNIFDELNWEKAWREDESTGVNMMKAAGIVPERAFDKTAQKYNHQCFTEEGMQRTKRIIGWLEEQGVAFEGASVLDIGAASGGFSIPFAQRGAQVTAVEPNLPFAEILENNNQKWTEGKIKIVKNVFEEIEIKKEEWEKAFDYAKE; this is translated from the coding sequence ATGCTGAACAACATTTTTGATGAATTGAATTGGGAAAAAGCTTGGCGGGAGGATGAATCAACAGGCGTAAATATGATGAAAGCAGCGGGGATTGTTCCGGAACGTGCCTTTGACAAGACTGCTCAAAAGTATAATCATCAATGCTTTACCGAAGAGGGAATGCAGCGTACAAAACGGATTATAGGTTGGCTGGAAGAACAAGGAGTAGCATTTGAAGGTGCTTCCGTGTTGGATATTGGCGCAGCGTCTGGAGGGTTCTCCATTCCTTTTGCACAAAGAGGTGCACAGGTTACAGCGGTTGAACCTAATCTCCCTTTTGCAGAAATTCTGGAGAACAACAACCAGAAGTGGACAGAGGGAAAAATTAAAATTGTGAAAAATGTATTTGAAGAAATTGAGATTAAGAAGGAGGAGTGGGAGAAGGCATTTGATTACGCTAAGGAATAG
- a CDS encoding LysR family transcriptional regulator, giving the protein MMLESLVVYVTVVEQRNFSRAAELLHLSQPGVSLQIRNLEKEFGVKLMNRSPKWVKLTEAGELFYRRAKEMLNLYESVKLDLARLHDTVSGSLHIGASFTVGEYVLPRLFTSFAKQYPDVEMGMTIANSSEIVAALRDNKIEVGLIEGNIEAADLHVVPFMQDELIIVAAENHPLSRAGATEVGSLQDQIWVLRESGSGTRSFSDIFFEQTGLRLKRSYEINSSQGVKEAVAAGLGIAMLSKWVVRREIETGKLIEIPVQGLRLERDFTVVRLTGHVPSRANEVFVERLIKLDSAF; this is encoded by the coding sequence ATCATGCTGGAATCTCTGGTGGTGTATGTAACGGTTGTGGAGCAGCGGAATTTCTCCCGGGCGGCCGAGCTGCTGCATCTGTCACAGCCGGGAGTCAGTCTGCAGATCCGTAATCTGGAGAAGGAATTCGGCGTAAAGCTCATGAACCGGTCACCCAAATGGGTGAAGCTGACGGAAGCGGGGGAGCTGTTCTATAGACGGGCGAAGGAGATGCTGAATCTCTATGAGTCCGTTAAGCTCGATCTGGCCAGGCTGCATGATACCGTTAGCGGAAGCCTGCATATCGGGGCAAGCTTTACGGTTGGCGAATATGTCCTGCCCCGGCTGTTCACATCCTTCGCCAAGCAATATCCTGACGTGGAGATGGGGATGACGATTGCGAATTCATCGGAGATTGTTGCGGCCTTACGGGACAATAAGATTGAGGTGGGGCTGATTGAAGGAAATATCGAGGCGGCAGATCTGCATGTTGTTCCCTTTATGCAAGACGAGCTAATCATCGTGGCTGCTGAGAATCACCCGCTCTCACGAGCGGGTGCAACGGAGGTGGGCTCACTCCAGGATCAGATATGGGTGCTGCGTGAGAGCGGTTCGGGGACGCGTTCGTTTAGTGATATTTTTTTTGAACAAACGGGCTTAAGACTGAAGCGCTCCTATGAAATCAACAGCAGCCAGGGCGTGAAGGAGGCTGTCGCAGCCGGACTGGGAATTGCCATGCTCTCGAAGTGGGTGGTCCGCAGGGAGATCGAGACCGGTAAGCTCATAGAAATTCCCGTACAGGGCCTGAGACTTGAAAGAGACTTCACGGTTGTGCGGCTGACCGGTCATGTTCCCAGCAGAGCGAACGAAGTGTTCGTGGAGAGGTTGATTAAGCTGGACAGTGCATTTTAG
- a CDS encoding YeiH family protein, whose protein sequence is MNLQFAGQIAEKKKQGFALGIALPLMLALLAKYASAAPILSIMGQLVIAILLGMIWRATLGVPGYLTQGISFTSKKLLRYGIILLGMRLSLKDILQAGPKVVLIALVCIGFTICTVLGLARLFKVESRLGLLTACGTAICGAAAVVAIAPQLKASDEETAISAATVAILGTIFTLMYTLLYPVLTLTPLGYGIFSGATLHEIAHVIAATEPAGKQAVDLAVIVKLTRVTMLVPIAVIIGIWTNHKERKANPGSRPSNWRSVPVPWFILGFLLMSTVNTLHIIPEAITDKLVFAAYFLIAMAMAGLGLNVDMAAFRRMGLKAFGAGLIGSVLLSGLGFLLVKIWGLD, encoded by the coding sequence ATGAATCTACAATTCGCCGGGCAAATAGCGGAAAAGAAAAAACAGGGCTTTGCGCTCGGCATCGCCTTGCCTCTAATGCTGGCGCTGCTCGCCAAATACGCATCTGCTGCCCCCATCCTCAGCATTATGGGACAATTAGTAATAGCTATTCTGCTCGGAATGATCTGGAGAGCAACACTAGGCGTTCCAGGTTATTTAACACAGGGAATCTCCTTTACCTCCAAGAAGCTTCTGCGGTATGGCATCATTCTGCTGGGCATGCGGCTTAGCCTGAAGGATATCCTTCAGGCGGGTCCCAAGGTGGTACTAATCGCCTTGGTGTGTATTGGTTTCACAATCTGTACGGTACTTGGTCTTGCGAGGCTGTTCAAGGTAGAATCCAGACTGGGACTGCTTACGGCTTGCGGGACAGCGATCTGCGGAGCGGCAGCGGTGGTGGCCATCGCTCCACAGCTCAAGGCCAGTGACGAGGAAACGGCGATCAGTGCGGCAACTGTAGCGATCTTAGGCACTATTTTTACACTGATGTACACCCTTCTCTATCCCGTCCTTACCCTGACCCCGCTGGGCTACGGCATCTTCTCTGGTGCCACGCTCCATGAAATTGCTCATGTGATAGCAGCAACGGAGCCGGCCGGCAAGCAGGCAGTTGATCTTGCAGTCATCGTCAAATTAACCCGTGTCACCATGCTGGTGCCCATCGCTGTGATCATCGGAATCTGGACCAACCACAAAGAACGTAAGGCGAACCCGGGAAGCCGGCCATCCAACTGGAGATCTGTTCCCGTTCCATGGTTTATCCTGGGCTTCCTGCTGATGAGCACCGTCAACACCCTTCATATCATCCCTGAAGCAATCACGGATAAGCTTGTATTCGCCGCTTATTTCCTCATTGCCATGGCGATGGCCGGACTCGGCTTGAACGTGGATATGGCTGCTTTTAGACGCATGGGCCTTAAGGCATTTGGAGCCGGCTTGATCGGGTCTGTCCTGCTATCCGGGTTAGGCTTCCTGTTGGTGAAGATTTGGGGATTAGATTAA
- a CDS encoding C40 family peptidase — MKKGIVWLLGIVLLLSFGSERASADDGSRLNQEIDEVMGTPYKWGGTKASEGFDCSGFILYIFGKFDLDLPRTSKSQSTAGDYVAKSDLRPGDLVFFETGGNGVSHAGIYVGDNKFAHSSSNKGVTITSLSSGYYKDRYVTARRTISESMYQKMTGN; from the coding sequence TTGAAGAAAGGAATCGTATGGCTGCTGGGTATTGTGCTATTGCTATCGTTTGGATCTGAAAGAGCATCTGCGGATGACGGTTCCAGGCTTAACCAAGAGATTGATGAGGTCATGGGAACTCCATACAAATGGGGGGGCACCAAGGCATCTGAAGGGTTTGACTGTTCCGGGTTTATCCTATACATATTTGGTAAGTTCGATCTGGATCTTCCAAGAACCTCTAAGTCTCAATCCACTGCAGGCGATTATGTCGCCAAGTCCGATTTGCGTCCAGGGGATCTGGTCTTCTTCGAGACCGGGGGCAACGGCGTCTCCCATGCAGGCATCTATGTCGGCGACAACAAATTTGCTCATTCCTCCAGCAATAAGGGTGTGACCATCACCAGCCTGTCATCAGGTTACTATAAGGACCGCTATGTTACCGCAAGAAGAACCATCTCGGAGAGCATGTATCAGAAGATGACCGGGAATTAA